In Micromonospora sp. LH3U1, one genomic interval encodes:
- a CDS encoding ABC transporter permease subunit: MIGGFDVGPDRIVLGLFTGLTYGLLAVGLVLVYRSSRFVNFAHGAVGVFGAAVLGRLVGDGVLPYWLALPVGMLAAAAVSGAIELSVVRRLRHRPRVIGMIATLGLSQFVLVLALLVNSSGASGPAFPAPPGMPSFTIGNTPVGPAFTAMLLLTPVLLVGLAMFLKRSRFGLAIRAAADAPDAATLNGVTAARMATLAWSIAGAVAAFSAILMAPTQGTQSIESLGPALLVRGLAGAVIARFSSVPIAFGASLGIGVGEQILLSGQSSGGLVELALVAVILVALLAQPVRARRDGEDGGWGRIGAPPLPAAYQRVWLLRNLGRVVAGVGFAVAAVLAFVISNETASVLIAIIGFTLVGLSIGLVTGVAGELSLGQFAFAGIGAAVSVQVSVRTGNLFLGILAGCAAAALAAVAVGVPALRLRGLALAVTTLAFALATSTFLLRQGWLLGDGAQVPKPRILGHTFDLATDYYLFALVALLLGLWVTANLRAGAFGRILVALRDNADAARAFTVAVPMRVLQAYAVAGALAGLGGAVIGHGQTQLTVNTFPASASIDVVATVVVGGITLLGGPLLGAFLIVGVPGFLELDIIGQAALTLVWLVVVIALPAGLGGPVLWLRDRIAALIARGRDAPVPSATDEMAGPAQAASSGGPITLPPRTVPLRPGATGEPLLSVREVARSFGGVRAVAGASLDVAAGEVVGIIGPNGAGKTTLFEIIAGFTRPDRGAVLFAGRPVTGLSPQRRAGLGLVRSFQDARLFATMTVLETVMVAGERTAPTSLVAAALGATAPDQAKRHRAEELVTLMGLAPLADRLVGELSTGTRRIVEITCLLALEPALLLLDEPSSGVSQTDGVALGEVLRRIHDELGVTMVIIEHDLPLLARLADRLVAMDGGRVIADGTPQEVRTHPDVVRSYLGTDHAAVNRSGVPAQRTTVPS, translated from the coding sequence ATGATCGGCGGTTTCGACGTCGGCCCGGACCGCATCGTGCTGGGCCTGTTCACCGGCCTCACGTACGGGCTGCTGGCGGTCGGGCTGGTGCTGGTCTACCGGTCCAGCCGGTTCGTCAACTTCGCACACGGCGCGGTCGGGGTGTTCGGCGCCGCCGTGCTCGGCCGGCTGGTCGGTGACGGGGTGCTGCCGTACTGGCTCGCCCTGCCGGTCGGGATGCTCGCCGCCGCCGCGGTCTCCGGCGCGATCGAGCTGAGCGTGGTCCGCCGGCTGCGGCACCGGCCCCGGGTGATCGGCATGATCGCCACCCTCGGGCTGTCCCAGTTCGTGCTCGTGCTCGCCCTGCTGGTGAACAGCTCGGGGGCCAGCGGCCCGGCGTTCCCGGCGCCGCCCGGCATGCCGTCGTTCACCATCGGCAACACCCCGGTCGGCCCGGCGTTCACCGCGATGCTGCTGCTCACTCCGGTGCTGCTGGTCGGGCTCGCCATGTTTCTCAAGCGCAGCCGGTTCGGGCTGGCGATCCGGGCCGCCGCCGATGCCCCCGACGCGGCCACCCTCAACGGCGTCACCGCGGCCCGGATGGCGACCCTGGCCTGGTCGATCGCCGGTGCTGTGGCCGCCTTCTCGGCGATCCTCATGGCGCCAACCCAGGGCACCCAGTCGATTGAGTCGCTCGGCCCGGCCCTGCTGGTGCGGGGCCTCGCCGGCGCGGTGATCGCCCGGTTCTCCTCCGTCCCGATCGCGTTCGGCGCCTCGCTGGGCATCGGGGTGGGGGAGCAGATCCTGCTGTCCGGTCAGTCCAGCGGCGGCCTCGTCGAGCTGGCCCTGGTCGCGGTCATCCTGGTCGCGCTGCTGGCCCAGCCGGTCCGCGCGCGCCGCGACGGCGAGGACGGCGGCTGGGGCCGGATCGGCGCGCCGCCGCTGCCCGCCGCGTACCAGCGGGTCTGGCTGCTGCGCAACCTGGGCCGGGTCGTCGCCGGGGTGGGCTTCGCCGTCGCCGCCGTGCTGGCCTTCGTGATCAGCAATGAGACCGCCTCGGTGCTCATCGCGATCATCGGCTTCACCCTGGTCGGCCTGTCGATCGGGCTGGTCACCGGCGTGGCCGGCGAGCTGTCCCTGGGCCAGTTCGCGTTCGCTGGCATCGGCGCCGCGGTGTCGGTGCAGGTCTCCGTGCGGACCGGCAACCTGTTCCTGGGGATCCTCGCCGGCTGCGCGGCGGCGGCGCTGGCCGCAGTCGCGGTCGGCGTGCCGGCGCTGCGCCTGCGCGGGCTCGCCCTCGCCGTCACCACGCTCGCCTTCGCGCTGGCCACCAGCACGTTCCTGCTGCGGCAGGGTTGGCTGCTCGGCGATGGCGCGCAGGTGCCCAAGCCGCGCATCCTCGGCCACACCTTCGACCTGGCCACCGACTACTACCTGTTCGCGCTGGTGGCGCTGCTGCTCGGCCTGTGGGTCACCGCCAACCTGCGCGCCGGTGCCTTCGGGCGGATCCTGGTGGCGCTGCGCGACAACGCCGACGCCGCCCGCGCGTTCACCGTCGCGGTGCCGATGCGGGTCCTGCAGGCGTACGCGGTCGCGGGCGCGCTTGCCGGTCTCGGCGGGGCGGTGATCGGCCACGGGCAGACCCAGCTCACCGTGAACACGTTCCCGGCCTCGGCCAGCATCGACGTCGTCGCCACCGTGGTGGTCGGCGGGATCACGCTGCTGGGCGGCCCGCTGCTCGGGGCGTTCCTGATCGTCGGCGTACCCGGATTCCTGGAACTGGACATCATCGGCCAGGCCGCGCTGACCCTGGTCTGGCTGGTCGTGGTGATCGCGCTGCCGGCCGGACTCGGCGGGCCGGTGCTGTGGCTGCGTGACCGGATCGCCGCGCTGATCGCCCGCGGCCGCGACGCACCGGTACCGTCCGCCACCGATGAGATGGCCGGGCCGGCGCAGGCCGCCAGCTCCGGTGGCCCGATCACGCTGCCGCCGCGCACCGTCCCACTGCGACCGGGTGCGACCGGCGAGCCGCTGCTCTCGGTGCGGGAGGTGGCCCGCTCCTTCGGCGGCGTGCGGGCCGTCGCCGGGGCCAGCCTGGACGTCGCCGCCGGCGAGGTGGTCGGCATCATCGGCCCGAACGGCGCCGGCAAGACCACCCTGTTCGAAATCATTGCCGGCTTCACCCGCCCGGACCGGGGCGCGGTCCTGTTCGCCGGCCGCCCGGTCACCGGGCTGTCGCCGCAGCGGCGGGCCGGTCTCGGGCTGGTGCGCTCGTTCCAGGACGCCCGGCTCTTCGCCACCATGACGGTGCTGGAGACCGTCATGGTGGCCGGTGAACGGACCGCGCCGACGAGCCTCGTCGCCGCAGCTCTTGGTGCCACCGCCCCGGACCAGGCCAAACGCCACCGGGCCGAGGAACTCGTCACGCTGATGGGCCTGGCCCCGCTCGCCGATCGGTTGGTCGGGGAACTGTCCACCGGTACCCGCCGGATCGTCGAGATCACCTGCCTGCTGGCGCTGGAGCCGGCGCTGCTGCTGCTCGACGAGCCCTCATCGGGAGTGTCCCAGACCGACGGCGTCGCGCTGGGCGAGGTGCTGCGCCGGATCCACGACGAACTCGGGGTCACCATGGTCATCATCGAGCACGACCTGCCGCTGCTCGCCCGGCTCGCCGACCGGCTGGTCGCGATGGACGGCGGCCGGGTCATCGCCGACGGCACCCCGCAGGAGGTCCGCACCCACCCCGACGTGGTCCGCTCCTACCTCGGTACCGACCACGCCGCCGTCAACCGCTCCGGCGTGCCCGCTCAACGTACGACGGTGCCGTCGTGA
- a CDS encoding ABC transporter ATP-binding protein translates to MRPDDNTRRSVPPGTARDGARAWRSRSAGWGAGTASGLLTGVPLLGAAGLARGLDVDLTSVLTAVIAAAVVGAAATVAVVQRVPHRHSVRAALLAGAGLGAALLLVVNVAAPLPGLLALTALGLPWAVLVVSGRAIAAATAALRYWHVGLLNGLGLAALLASGAAGGSGYHWAAAGVLAALGVLAGATAAELPGDAGWPPALRTLFDNATRPPTARTAVLAQASLGMIVPGALIFAADVLRTGFGLGPRGAVGVIGDALLAGAALAVLLRGERALRLAVAAAPAGLLVAAGALFVGATPATVRVVLFASGLAVAVGALVALAVSGERIAAEVLHPDARPAFVAATSVLSLAGGLGGAGLLALLNTRYGAVPALAVAAAAVLVGAGYARRLRRTADADAERLARVLADEAEVARLRHSGARPAALSCSGIDAAYGPVQVLYDAAVRVGDGEMVAICGPNGVGKTTFLRVLSGLHRPAAGVVRLGGVDVTALTAPRRIELGMSTVVGQAVFGSLTVTENLRMHGYALGRRSDAVHRGVDASFAVFPRLYERRDQVAATLSGGERQLLVLAKTLIQRPRMLLVDELSLGLAPVVVGGLLEMLRRLNALGTSVLVVEQSVNVALSLADRIYFMEKGAMVAEHTAGELAGQPDLVRALMLGGHAPAEDTEPAPQAQAAEPASEAQDAPASEATPVDGAVIR, encoded by the coding sequence TTGCGACCCGATGACAACACCCGTCGGAGCGTTCCGCCGGGCACCGCCCGCGACGGTGCGCGGGCATGGCGTTCCCGCAGCGCGGGCTGGGGAGCGGGTACGGCCAGCGGCTTGCTGACCGGGGTGCCGCTGCTCGGCGCCGCGGGACTCGCCCGGGGTCTCGATGTCGACCTGACCAGCGTGCTGACCGCGGTGATCGCCGCCGCGGTGGTCGGCGCGGCCGCGACCGTGGCGGTCGTGCAGCGGGTACCGCACCGCCATTCGGTACGCGCCGCGCTGCTCGCCGGCGCCGGGCTGGGCGCCGCGCTGCTGCTGGTGGTCAACGTAGCCGCCCCGCTGCCGGGGCTGCTCGCGCTCACCGCGCTCGGACTGCCCTGGGCGGTCCTGGTGGTGTCCGGCCGCGCGATCGCCGCCGCGACGGCCGCCCTGCGGTACTGGCACGTGGGGCTGCTGAACGGGCTCGGCCTGGCCGCACTGCTCGCCAGCGGCGCCGCAGGCGGATCCGGGTACCACTGGGCGGCGGCGGGCGTCCTCGCGGCGCTCGGCGTGCTGGCCGGGGCGACCGCCGCGGAACTGCCGGGCGATGCCGGCTGGCCACCGGCGCTACGCACCCTGTTCGACAACGCCACCCGCCCACCCACCGCGCGTACCGCCGTGCTGGCCCAGGCCAGCCTCGGCATGATCGTGCCCGGCGCGCTGATCTTCGCCGCCGACGTGCTGCGCACCGGGTTCGGCCTCGGTCCGCGCGGCGCCGTCGGAGTCATCGGCGACGCGCTGCTCGCCGGGGCCGCGCTTGCGGTGCTCCTGCGCGGCGAGCGGGCGCTGCGCCTCGCCGTCGCCGCAGCCCCGGCCGGGTTGCTCGTCGCCGCCGGTGCCCTGTTCGTCGGGGCCACCCCCGCCACGGTCAGGGTCGTGCTGTTCGCATCCGGCCTGGCCGTCGCCGTCGGTGCGCTGGTCGCGCTCGCCGTCTCGGGCGAACGCATCGCCGCCGAGGTGCTCCACCCCGACGCCCGCCCCGCGTTCGTGGCGGCGACATCGGTGCTGTCCCTGGCCGGTGGCCTGGGCGGCGCCGGCCTGCTCGCCCTGCTCAACACCCGGTACGGCGCCGTTCCGGCGTTGGCGGTGGCCGCGGCGGCGGTGCTGGTCGGCGCCGGCTACGCCCGACGGCTCCGGCGCACCGCCGACGCCGACGCCGAACGGTTGGCCCGGGTGCTCGCCGACGAGGCGGAGGTCGCCCGGCTACGGCACAGCGGCGCACGCCCGGCCGCTCTCTCCTGCTCCGGCATCGACGCGGCGTACGGTCCGGTCCAGGTGCTCTACGACGCGGCCGTACGCGTCGGCGACGGCGAGATGGTGGCGATTTGCGGCCCGAACGGGGTCGGCAAGACCACGTTCCTGCGGGTGCTGTCCGGCCTGCACCGCCCCGCCGCCGGGGTGGTCCGGCTCGGCGGGGTCGACGTGACCGCGCTGACCGCGCCCCGCCGGATCGAGCTCGGAATGTCCACGGTGGTCGGTCAGGCGGTGTTCGGCTCGCTCACCGTCACCGAGAACCTGCGCATGCACGGCTACGCGCTGGGCCGGCGCAGCGACGCGGTGCACCGGGGGGTCGACGCGTCGTTCGCCGTCTTCCCCCGCCTCTACGAGCGGCGCGACCAGGTCGCCGCCACCCTGTCGGGCGGTGAGCGGCAACTGCTCGTGCTCGCCAAGACGCTGATCCAGCGCCCCCGGATGCTGTTGGTCGACGAGTTGTCGCTCGGCCTGGCCCCGGTCGTCGTCGGCGGCCTGCTGGAGATGCTGCGCCGACTCAACGCGCTGGGCACCTCGGTGCTGGTGGTGGAGCAGTCCGTCAATGTGGCGCTGTCGCTGGCCGACCGGATCTACTTCATGGAGAAGGGTGCGATGGTCGCCGAGCACACCGCGGGCGAACTGGCCGGTCAGCCGGACCTGGTCCGGGCCCTGATGCTCGGCGGCCACGCGCCAGCCGAGGACACCGAGCCCGCGCCCCAGGCGCAGGCCGCCGAGCCCGCGTCGGAGGCGCAGGACGCGCCCGCGTCGGAGGCCACCCCGGTGGACGGGGCGGTGATCCGATGA
- a CDS encoding WxL protein peptidoglycan domain-containing protein, which yields MRHPLWPRRLRTGAAALAAAAAAVALTVVPIGPAGAADNGEWAVVPTPPANAGPTPRLYFFLESPAGRTLTDSVRVINRTDTERTFTVYGADAYNTARDGGFALRQLTEKQSDIGVWTVVGAGTVVLPPKAQADIPFTITIPTNASPGDHIGGIVAMESVPGGRSEHNGVAVAVQRAVGARIYLRIAGPEMPGLNLADLDLDHPTPWLPTPVDGALEYTLANTGNLRLAPTITVTASGMFGHRIHQRGATPQLDLVPGAESRMRTRFTGLWPVDLVTATVTAKADGGVLTVRTTRTVVVSWTGVAALAALIAVAVVAWRRHRRAQVARPRGVRRVRAHAEVG from the coding sequence GTGCGTCACCCCCTCTGGCCACGCCGCCTCCGCACCGGCGCGGCAGCCCTCGCCGCCGCTGCCGCCGCCGTCGCGTTGACCGTCGTCCCGATCGGGCCGGCCGGCGCGGCGGACAACGGCGAGTGGGCCGTCGTGCCCACCCCGCCGGCCAACGCCGGGCCCACCCCCCGGCTCTACTTCTTCCTCGAGTCACCCGCTGGCCGGACCCTCACCGACTCGGTGCGGGTGATCAACCGCACCGACACCGAGCGCACCTTCACCGTGTACGGCGCGGACGCCTACAACACCGCGCGCGACGGCGGGTTCGCGCTGCGCCAGCTCACCGAGAAGCAGTCGGACATCGGGGTGTGGACGGTGGTCGGCGCCGGCACCGTGGTGCTCCCGCCCAAGGCGCAGGCCGACATCCCGTTCACCATCACGATCCCGACGAACGCCAGCCCCGGCGACCACATCGGCGGCATCGTCGCGATGGAGTCCGTCCCGGGCGGGCGGAGCGAGCACAACGGCGTCGCCGTCGCGGTGCAGCGGGCCGTCGGCGCCCGCATCTACCTGCGGATCGCCGGGCCGGAGATGCCCGGCCTCAACCTCGCCGACCTGGATCTGGACCACCCCACCCCCTGGCTGCCCACGCCGGTCGACGGTGCCCTGGAATACACCCTGGCCAACACCGGCAACCTGCGCCTCGCCCCCACCATCACGGTCACCGCCTCCGGCATGTTCGGACACCGGATCCACCAGCGTGGCGCCACCCCACAACTCGACCTGGTTCCGGGCGCCGAGTCGCGGATGCGTACCCGGTTCACCGGGCTGTGGCCGGTCGACCTCGTCACCGCCACCGTGACGGCGAAGGCCGACGGCGGCGTGCTCACGGTGCGGACCACCCGTACCGTCGTCGTCTCCTGGACCGGCGTCGCCGCACTCGCCGCGCTGATCGCCGTCGCAGTCGTGGCCTGGCGCAGGCACCGCCGCGCCCAGGTGGCCCGCCCCCGGGGCGTCCGACGCGTCCGCGCGCATGCGGAGGTCGGATGA